One window of Akkermansia biwaensis genomic DNA carries:
- a CDS encoding glycoside hydrolase family 75 protein — protein MKPHRRGITRITWFKLTVCACLAAMAASLFTPYPAQIIRALKGEPEPATDVPDAYPPHTSLPPEQPDQTQTAAPDTAGRPGTATEDVRLLSPWTPERTIALPPVQYPPFPPVLPTRPSTGALTNIYELARGLNLKTQANFLPGTLASSDKKTKSNYQMTLTLNVKQPQALTKKEDILKLNPKLEAILPDLSTLFSHARVSPYYGQIYARKQTEIRKNLASLTKLLDRHNFYDTETILEITHPETRRKLLWLQSEMDVVSDGSDGDRLSTMPDKILKSSFYQPSTSYRWKKRTDKPNPLLKPWQQRLAAYKASLAKAPTAEKAALRSKIDHAERVIAELKRYSFLISEYDPFIVVPLGVVNQSSPFSPQFGDYAVVIVDGKLYPALVGDAGPRYKTGEGSLRLSREINPKSGPYSRPVSDLVVSYLIFPGTAEPEAGPPDYEKFTAKCRELLNDIGGMGDAFKLHQWEDLLAPKPPPVPAPSPSPSASGKEPETTAKDGKTAADKPSETPSSPSSPTPSATSSPAAP, from the coding sequence ATGAAACCCCACCGCCGCGGAATCACCCGCATCACCTGGTTCAAGCTTACGGTCTGCGCCTGCCTGGCAGCCATGGCGGCTTCCCTCTTCACGCCGTATCCGGCCCAGATCATCCGCGCCCTGAAAGGAGAGCCGGAACCGGCGACAGATGTCCCAGACGCCTACCCGCCCCACACTTCCCTGCCCCCGGAACAGCCGGACCAGACGCAGACGGCCGCCCCGGATACTGCCGGACGCCCCGGCACGGCCACGGAAGATGTGCGCCTGCTGTCTCCCTGGACGCCGGAGCGCACCATCGCCCTGCCCCCCGTGCAGTATCCGCCGTTTCCGCCCGTTCTGCCCACCAGGCCGTCCACAGGAGCGCTCACGAACATTTACGAGCTGGCCCGCGGCCTGAACTTGAAAACCCAGGCCAACTTCCTGCCCGGCACGCTGGCCTCCAGCGACAAGAAAACCAAAAGCAATTACCAGATGACGCTCACCCTGAACGTCAAACAGCCCCAAGCCCTGACGAAAAAGGAAGACATCCTGAAGCTCAACCCCAAACTGGAGGCCATCCTCCCGGACCTGTCCACCCTGTTCAGCCACGCGCGCGTCTCTCCCTACTACGGGCAGATCTACGCCCGCAAACAAACGGAAATCCGCAAAAACCTGGCCTCCCTGACCAAGCTGCTGGACCGCCACAACTTCTACGATACGGAAACCATCCTGGAAATAACCCACCCGGAAACCCGCAGAAAACTGCTGTGGCTTCAAAGTGAAATGGACGTCGTTTCCGACGGGTCGGACGGTGACCGGCTGTCCACCATGCCGGACAAAATCCTGAAAAGTTCCTTCTACCAGCCCAGCACCTCCTACCGCTGGAAAAAGCGCACGGACAAGCCCAATCCCCTGCTCAAGCCCTGGCAGCAGAGGCTGGCTGCCTACAAGGCAAGCCTGGCCAAGGCCCCCACCGCGGAAAAAGCCGCCCTGCGCAGCAAAATAGACCATGCGGAACGAGTCATTGCGGAACTGAAGAGGTATAGCTTCCTAATCTCGGAATACGATCCCTTCATTGTGGTCCCTCTGGGCGTCGTCAACCAGTCCTCCCCGTTCTCCCCGCAATTCGGCGACTACGCCGTCGTCATCGTGGACGGCAAATTATACCCGGCCCTGGTGGGAGACGCGGGCCCCAGGTACAAAACGGGGGAAGGCTCCCTGCGCCTGAGCCGGGAAATCAACCCCAAATCCGGCCCCTACAGCCGCCCCGTTTCCGACCTGGTGGTGAGCTACCTCATTTTCCCCGGCACCGCGGAACCGGAAGCCGGACCGCCCGATTATGAAAAATTCACGGCGAAATGCCGGGAACTGCTCAACGACATAGGCGGCATGGGAGACGCCTTCAAACTCCACCAGTGGGAAGACCTGCTTGCTCCCAAGCCGCCTCCCGTCCCGGCGCCTTCTCCCTCTCCCTCCGCTTCCGGCAAGGAACCGGAAACCACGGCAAAAGACGGAAAAACGGCTGCGGACAAACCGTCGGAAACTCCTTCTTCCCCGTCTTCCCCCACGCCTTCCGCCACATCCTCGCCTGCGGCCCCCTGA
- a CDS encoding SDR family NAD(P)-dependent oxidoreductase, whose translation MQNQRLQYERIIITGASSGFGKAFARTLASCTGELVLVARNKEALQQLAAELEEKHPGLRAAALPCDLADESALDNLAGRLLELPAAKTLLINNAGAGDYGEFSEGSWDRIRTLLRLNVESLTRLCHAMIPGLKRNGGDIINISSLAALLPIPDFAVYAATKAYVSSLSEALRLELKEHGIRVLAVCPGPVSTGFGKAARRPGFTGNMMPGRNAFDTPTETVVNDSLRALSRGRARVFPGMKIRLAALLLNAAPLGLIRFFMGRRPRKVQPSPPETLPPAP comes from the coding sequence ATGCAGAACCAACGCCTACAGTACGAACGAATCATCATCACGGGCGCATCGTCCGGATTCGGGAAGGCCTTTGCCCGGACGCTGGCTTCCTGCACCGGGGAACTGGTTCTCGTCGCCCGGAATAAAGAGGCGCTGCAACAGCTTGCCGCCGAACTGGAAGAAAAACATCCCGGACTGCGCGCCGCCGCCCTTCCCTGCGACCTGGCGGACGAATCCGCCCTGGACAATCTGGCCGGGCGCCTTCTGGAACTGCCTGCGGCAAAAACCCTCCTGATCAACAACGCCGGAGCGGGAGACTACGGGGAATTCTCGGAAGGCTCCTGGGACAGAATACGCACCCTGCTGCGCCTGAACGTGGAAAGCCTCACGCGCCTGTGCCACGCCATGATACCGGGCTTGAAAAGAAACGGCGGGGACATCATCAACATCAGCTCCCTGGCGGCTCTGCTCCCCATCCCGGACTTTGCCGTTTATGCGGCCACCAAGGCATACGTTTCCAGCCTGTCGGAAGCCCTGCGGCTGGAACTGAAGGAACACGGCATACGAGTCCTGGCCGTTTGCCCCGGCCCCGTCTCCACGGGATTCGGGAAAGCGGCGCGCCGCCCCGGCTTCACCGGCAACATGATGCCGGGCAGAAACGCCTTTGACACCCCCACGGAAACCGTCGTGAACGACAGCCTGCGCGCCCTGTCCCGCGGACGCGCCAGAGTCTTCCCCGGCATGAAAATACGTTTGGCGGCCCTGCTGCTGAATGCGGCTCCCCTGGGGCTGATCCGCTTCTTCATGGGCAGACGCCCCCGGAAAGTCCAGCCTTCTCCACCCGAAACCCTCCCTCCCGCGCCATGA
- a CDS encoding phytoene/squalene synthase family protein, producing the protein MKGLHQLLSAVSRSFYLSMRFLPREMRPGVAVGYLLARATDTVADTVDMDLKERLALLKMMGAAVAGDASHEAAATCFGRLGVLSSVQKHRGEGELLARFPECLALLEALPPREQMLVRNVLSTIVEGQAWDLEYFAEHSSVTCPEQLEHYAYMVAGCVGEFWTRLGLLVLGGAFSTQPEEVLLRWGVHYGMGLQLVNILRDREEDFSRGRSYLPGDDAEPWLEKAELWLKEGVFYAESLHNGRLRFSTVLPAWLGLDTLDLLKQREIPSSRKVKVTRGRVYSRMWKAFLFSWKEAL; encoded by the coding sequence ATGAAGGGCCTCCATCAGCTTTTATCCGCCGTTTCCCGGTCCTTTTACCTGAGCATGCGCTTTCTGCCCCGTGAGATGCGGCCCGGCGTGGCCGTGGGCTATTTGCTGGCGCGCGCCACGGATACGGTGGCGGATACGGTGGACATGGATTTGAAGGAACGGCTGGCTCTGCTGAAGATGATGGGCGCGGCTGTGGCGGGGGATGCCTCTCACGAGGCGGCCGCAACCTGTTTCGGCCGGCTGGGCGTGCTGTCTTCCGTGCAGAAGCACCGGGGGGAGGGGGAACTTTTGGCGCGCTTTCCCGAATGTCTGGCCCTGCTGGAAGCCCTGCCGCCGCGGGAGCAGATGCTGGTGCGGAACGTTCTGTCCACGATTGTGGAGGGACAGGCGTGGGACCTGGAATATTTTGCGGAGCATTCCTCCGTCACTTGTCCGGAACAATTGGAACATTACGCCTACATGGTGGCCGGATGCGTGGGCGAGTTCTGGACCAGGCTGGGCCTCCTTGTCCTTGGCGGCGCGTTCAGCACCCAGCCGGAAGAGGTGCTTTTGCGGTGGGGAGTCCATTACGGAATGGGGCTGCAGCTGGTGAACATTCTCCGCGACCGGGAGGAGGATTTCTCCCGCGGGAGAAGCTATCTGCCCGGAGACGATGCGGAACCGTGGCTGGAAAAGGCGGAGCTGTGGCTGAAGGAAGGCGTGTTTTATGCGGAGTCCCTGCATAACGGACGATTGCGTTTTTCCACGGTGCTTCCGGCGTGGCTGGGGCTGGATACGCTGGATTTGTTGAAACAGCGGGAAATTCCCTCTTCCAGAAAGGTGAAGGTTACGCGCGGCAGGGTGTATTCCCGGATGTGGAAGGCGTTTCTGTTTTCCTGGAAGGAAGCCCTGTAG